A genomic segment from Chloroflexota bacterium encodes:
- a CDS encoding acetate--CoA ligase family protein: MTTERNHAISQSHNLQSSSLRAFFDPSGVAVIGASSNPQKLGFGVLRNLKSYGFRGAIYPVNPGREHILDLPCYPNVDSVPDPVELAVIILPATLCPAALEQCGRRGIRSAIVLSGGFKEVGLQGQALEEEMVRIAQTHNMRMIGPNCVGTMDAYTGLNTTFIRAMPKPGHIAFVSQSGAICGGILEWTDGKGVGFSRFATLGNEADLSESDLIAALADDPNTRVIVAYLESIRNGRRFIDVASQVTPRKPILVIKAGTTEAGTRAVSSHTGSLAGESAAYDAAFKQSGVLQVDTVEELFNSAVALVYGPLPRGNRVAIVTNAGGPASLAADELERNGLVMPAPCPDTLDKLSRHTHSDAQLANPIDMLGGATPPDFEMAIRALVADPNMDSVLAILVPQALINPAAVADAIGRATRDSDKPVVACFMGDLAVREAMARLHEYQIAPFQFPEPAVRALGKMWQYAKIQREGCQNVRMSECHEVLGNHPVGRRAESEALWRESAIARKNEAGDPRGDETIAKKLRKTGKAPRDSTSDQVTTLIERARADSHSWLGEYAARLILEAYDVPQPRAAMAHSGFEAAELAENVGFPVALKIVSPDILHKSEVDGVVLGLSDRAAVELAFEEMMAQIPRRMPDARVEGLLIAQMAAAGHEVIVGMRRDPQFGPLIMFGLGGIYVELFQDVAFRIAPFERAETLRMIGETQAGKLLQGLRGKPPGDIEAVAEVIEKVAQLALDFPDIQEIDINPLIVYARGQGALAVDARMLVT, encoded by the coding sequence ATGACAACTGAACGCAACCACGCAATCTCGCAATCACACAATCTCCAATCCTCTTCCCTGCGCGCCTTCTTCGATCCCTCGGGCGTCGCTGTGATCGGCGCATCCTCCAATCCACAGAAGCTGGGCTTTGGCGTTCTGCGCAACCTGAAAAGCTATGGTTTCCGTGGCGCGATCTATCCGGTGAACCCGGGAAGAGAGCATATCCTCGACCTGCCATGTTACCCGAACGTGGATAGCGTGCCCGACCCGGTCGAACTGGCGGTGATCATCCTTCCCGCCACCTTGTGCCCGGCGGCGCTGGAACAGTGTGGCCGACGAGGTATCAGGTCAGCTATCGTTCTGTCGGGAGGATTCAAGGAGGTGGGGCTCCAGGGCCAGGCGTTGGAGGAGGAAATGGTGCGAATCGCCCAGACCCACAATATGCGTATGATCGGTCCCAACTGCGTGGGCACTATGGATGCCTACACAGGACTCAATACAACCTTCATTCGTGCCATGCCCAAGCCCGGGCACATCGCCTTTGTCAGCCAGTCAGGAGCTATCTGCGGTGGAATCCTGGAATGGACCGATGGCAAGGGGGTCGGTTTCAGCCGTTTTGCCACCCTGGGCAACGAAGCCGATCTCAGCGAGAGTGACCTGATCGCAGCGCTGGCCGATGATCCCAACACCCGGGTTATCGTCGCCTATCTTGAGTCGATCAGAAACGGGCGTCGTTTCATAGATGTCGCCAGCCAGGTCACGCCCCGAAAGCCAATTCTGGTGATCAAGGCGGGTACCACGGAAGCTGGCACCCGGGCTGTCTCTTCCCATACCGGTAGCCTGGCGGGGGAATCAGCCGCCTATGATGCAGCCTTCAAGCAGAGCGGGGTGCTGCAGGTCGACACCGTGGAAGAGTTATTCAACAGCGCCGTGGCTCTGGTTTATGGTCCACTACCCAGGGGCAATCGTGTTGCCATCGTCACCAACGCGGGTGGACCCGCCAGTCTGGCCGCCGATGAGCTGGAACGCAATGGTCTGGTCATGCCTGCACCCTGCCCTGACACGCTGGATAAGCTGAGCAGGCACACCCATTCCGATGCACAACTGGCTAACCCCATCGACATGTTGGGTGGCGCCACCCCGCCCGATTTTGAAATGGCAATCCGGGCCCTGGTGGCCGATCCCAACATGGACTCGGTGCTGGCCATTCTGGTTCCCCAGGCGTTGATCAATCCGGCCGCCGTCGCAGATGCTATTGGCCGGGCAACTCGAGACAGTGACAAGCCAGTGGTGGCCTGCTTCATGGGTGACCTGGCGGTACGCGAAGCCATGGCCCGGCTCCACGAGTATCAGATCGCGCCCTTTCAATTTCCGGAACCGGCCGTCCGGGCATTGGGCAAGATGTGGCAATATGCGAAGATACAGAGAGAAGGATGTCAGAATGTCAGAATGTCAGAATGTCACGAAGTCCTTGGGAACCACCCCGTAGGCCGCAGGGCGGAGAGCGAAGCGCTGTGGAGAGAATCAGCCATTGCGCGAAAGAACGAGGCAGGGGATCCTCGGGGAGATGAAACGATAGCAAAGAAACTACGGAAGACCGGGAAAGCGCCCAGGGATAGCACATCCGACCAGGTGACAACGCTGATAGAACGAGCCAGAGCTGATAGCCACAGCTGGCTTGGGGAGTACGCTGCACGCTTGATCCTGGAGGCCTACGATGTGCCCCAACCGAGGGCTGCCATGGCACATTCCGGATTTGAGGCGGCAGAGCTGGCAGAAAATGTGGGTTTCCCGGTAGCGCTCAAGATCGTTTCCCCCGACATTCTGCATAAGTCAGAGGTTGACGGGGTCGTGTTGGGACTCTCTGACCGGGCAGCAGTGGAGCTGGCCTTCGAAGAGATGATGGCCCAGATCCCCCGGCGCATGCCCGATGCCCGGGTTGAGGGCCTGCTGATCGCCCAGATGGCGGCGGCGGGCCACGAGGTGATTGTAGGCATGCGCCGCGACCCTCAGTTTGGTCCGCTGATCATGTTTGGACTGGGTGGCATCTATGTGGAGTTATTCCAAGATGTCGCTTTTCGCATTGCACCCTTTGAGAGAGCGGAGACCTTGCGGATGATCGGGGAAACCCAGGCCGGCAAGCTGCTCCAGGGCCTGCGGGGCAAGCCACCGGGGGATATCGAAGCAGTGGCTGAGGTCATCGAAAAGGTGGCACAACTGGCCCTGGACTTCCCCGATATCCAGGAGATCGACATCAATCCCCTGATCGTTTATGCCAGGGGTCAGGGTGCCCTGGCTGTGGATGCGCGAATGCTGGTCACGTAA
- a CDS encoding FumA C-terminus/TtdB family hydratase beta subunit translates to MIDLNVPISDEAIAALNVGDVVRINGVIFTARDAAHKYMIETFIDTEGNPPESEAGLYALLKDKLDGGVIYHCGPVVRQDNGTWQFVAAGPTTSIREEVYEDHVIEHFNVKAVIGKGGMGPRTLAACQKFKAVYLHAIGGAASLIAQSVKEVQDVHKMDEFGVPEAFWQIRVEGFPAVVTMDSHGVSIHDQIQASSAEKFNELVAV, encoded by the coding sequence ATGATCGATCTGAACGTACCAATTTCGGATGAAGCTATTGCCGCCCTGAATGTGGGCGACGTCGTTCGCATCAATGGCGTCATCTTTACAGCGCGCGATGCCGCCCATAAGTACATGATCGAAACGTTTATCGACACCGAGGGCAACCCGCCCGAGTCGGAAGCCGGTTTGTACGCGTTGCTGAAGGATAAACTGGACGGCGGCGTCATCTATCACTGCGGCCCGGTGGTCAGGCAGGACAACGGCACGTGGCAGTTTGTGGCTGCCGGCCCGACGACCAGTATCCGCGAGGAAGTGTACGAAGACCATGTCATTGAACACTTCAACGTCAAGGCTGTGATCGGCAAGGGTGGCATGGGGCCCAGAACGTTGGCTGCCTGCCAGAAATTCAAGGCTGTTTACCTCCACGCCATCGGCGGGGCAGCCAGTCTGATCGCCCAGTCGGTCAAAGAGGTCCAGGATGTTCACAAGATGGATGAGTTTGGCGTGCCTGAAGCCTTCTGGCAGATCCGGGTCGAGGGCTTTCCGGCTGTGGTAACTATGGACAGCCACGGGGTTTCCATCCACGATCAGATACAGGCTTCCTCCGCAGAGAAATTCAACGAACTTGTCGCCGTTTAA
- a CDS encoding fumarate hydratase, whose product MQDLTDAFVELIRRTATDLAPDMESSLAEAREQEEPGSAAEGALDTILQNVALAREKSTPICQDTGTPIFEVYYPLGWSTRKLADQIRTACATATAQAYLRPNAVDSLTGENSGDNTGIDFPTMHFHEWENDFVKVDLMLKGGGCENVGAQYAIPDARLKAGRDLEGVRRVALDAVQQAQGKGCAPGVLGIAVGGDRGTGYTRSKIQLFREIGDQSPNPELAELEQTIKDQANELGIGPMGFGGRTTILDVQMDVMHRLPASYFVSVSYMCWANRRRSMLVRPKEREGAMPGWEVIYQ is encoded by the coding sequence ATGCAAGATTTGACCGATGCCTTTGTTGAATTGATTCGACGCACGGCCACTGATCTGGCCCCCGATATGGAAAGTTCCCTGGCAGAGGCCAGGGAGCAGGAAGAGCCAGGCTCGGCCGCCGAGGGTGCACTGGATACCATCCTGCAGAATGTGGCGCTGGCCCGCGAGAAGTCAACTCCCATCTGCCAGGATACTGGCACACCCATCTTTGAAGTCTACTATCCCCTGGGCTGGTCGACGCGAAAGCTGGCCGATCAGATCCGCACAGCCTGTGCCACCGCGACTGCCCAGGCCTATCTACGGCCCAATGCCGTAGACAGCCTCACCGGCGAAAACAGTGGCGATAACACGGGCATCGACTTTCCCACCATGCATTTCCACGAATGGGAAAATGACTTCGTGAAAGTGGACTTGATGCTCAAGGGCGGCGGTTGCGAAAACGTGGGAGCCCAGTACGCCATTCCCGATGCCCGGCTGAAGGCAGGACGAGACCTGGAAGGTGTGCGCCGAGTCGCGTTGGATGCCGTTCAGCAGGCCCAGGGAAAAGGCTGTGCCCCCGGGGTACTCGGCATCGCAGTTGGCGGTGACAGGGGCACAGGGTACACCCGAAGCAAGATCCAGCTATTCCGCGAAATCGGGGACCAAAGCCCCAACCCGGAGCTTGCCGAACTCGAGCAGACCATCAAGGACCAGGCCAACGAATTGGGCATCGGTCCCATGGGCTTCGGCGGAAGGACGACGATACTCGATGTCCAGATGGATGTCATGCACCGGCTGCCGGCCAGTTATTTTGTTTCGGTAAGCTACATGTGCTGGGCCAACCGCCGGCGAAGTATGCTGGTGCGCCCCAAGGAAAGGGAGGGAGCTATGCCAGGCTGGGAGGTGATCTACCAATGA
- the folD gene encoding bifunctional methylenetetrahydrofolate dehydrogenase/methenyltetrahydrofolate cyclohydrolase FolD, which translates to MTATVIDGKAIAADIQEQIKGRVAELYAETGRRPGLVTVLVGADPASQTYVRMKGKRCQAVGMESFNHTLPADATQEEVEGLVKELNANPEINGILVQLPLPGHLDEESILAAISLDKDVDGFHPINIGRLVMKGREPLFIPCTPKGCMVLLERTGVQLEGANAVVLGRSNIVGMPMASLLLHANATVTTCHSRSKDLPGICREADILVAAVGRPEMVRGDWIKPGAVVIDVGTNRVDDPSRKRGYRLTGDVAFDEAKEVAGAISPSPGGAGPMTIVMLLQNTLDSFERTI; encoded by the coding sequence ATGACTGCAACGGTGATTGACGGCAAGGCTATTGCCGCCGACATTCAGGAACAGATAAAAGGCCGAGTGGCGGAACTCTACGCTGAAACGGGCCGAAGGCCAGGTCTGGTCACGGTACTGGTCGGAGCGGATCCGGCATCTCAGACCTATGTTCGCATGAAGGGCAAGCGCTGCCAGGCAGTGGGCATGGAGAGCTTTAACCATACCCTGCCGGCCGACGCCACCCAGGAGGAAGTGGAAGGGCTGGTGAAAGAGCTGAATGCCAACCCGGAGATCAACGGCATCCTGGTGCAATTGCCCTTACCCGGGCATCTCGATGAAGAGTCCATCCTGGCAGCAATTAGCCTGGATAAGGATGTCGACGGATTTCATCCGATTAACATCGGCAGGCTGGTGATGAAGGGGCGTGAACCCCTCTTCATTCCATGCACCCCGAAGGGTTGTATGGTTCTACTGGAAAGAACTGGTGTCCAACTGGAAGGCGCCAACGCCGTCGTGCTGGGCCGGAGCAATATTGTAGGGATGCCCATGGCATCCCTACTGTTGCACGCCAACGCCACGGTAACCACCTGCCATTCCCGTAGCAAGGATCTGCCAGGCATCTGCCGGGAGGCCGATATATTGGTAGCTGCGGTGGGCCGTCCAGAGATGGTACGCGGTGACTGGATCAAACCAGGGGCCGTGGTGATCGACGTCGGCACGAACCGGGTAGATGATCCTTCCCGCAAACGCGGGTATCGTCTGACGGGAGATGTGGCCTTCGATGAAGCCAAGGAGGTTGCGGGTGCCATCTCACCCTCGCCCGGCGGCGCGGGCCCAATGACCATCGTCATGCTGCTCCAGAACACCCTGGACTCTTTCGAGCGGACAATCTAG
- a CDS encoding NAD(P)/FAD-dependent oxidoreductase, producing MYDLIILGGGPAGLTATVYAIHKRLETLLITEDLGGKANYRMHIRGLEGYETINGEEVIRKFQSQVEYLDFARLMDKAISVTAKQSEDGDEIFQVSTESGTSFLARTLIVATGSQPRTLGVPGEADLLGLGVSFSALSHAPLFWGKRTAVVGSDDLAFRAVTELATLSSQVFLVSPDPLDEDSPWLNKIRSLENVVVLEGSTLVSVGGSPYLEEMTIRTPDSDEETIDVRGLFIEMGLIPNAELVKNLVDLDGEGQIIVSCRGVTSRPGVFAAGDVTNTFTEQVLIAIGDGAKAVLSASEYLLRHPTPQDHSVTVD from the coding sequence ATGTATGATTTGATCATTCTTGGCGGAGGCCCGGCCGGATTAACCGCGACGGTCTATGCCATTCACAAACGCCTCGAAACGCTGCTGATCACCGAAGACCTGGGGGGCAAGGCGAACTATCGCATGCACATCCGTGGCCTTGAAGGCTACGAAACTATCAACGGCGAGGAAGTAATTCGCAAATTCCAGAGCCAGGTCGAGTACCTGGATTTCGCCCGCCTCATGGATAAGGCCATCAGCGTCACAGCCAAACAGTCGGAAGATGGCGATGAGATATTTCAGGTCTCCACCGAAAGTGGCACTTCTTTCCTCGCGCGCACCCTTATCGTTGCCACCGGTTCCCAGCCGCGCACCCTGGGTGTCCCGGGAGAAGCCGACCTACTGGGTCTGGGCGTGAGCTTTTCGGCGCTAAGTCACGCGCCGCTGTTCTGGGGAAAAAGGACGGCGGTTGTCGGCAGCGACGACCTGGCCTTCCGAGCGGTAACCGAATTGGCTACCCTCTCCAGCCAGGTCTTTCTGGTCTCGCCAGACCCTTTGGATGAAGACTCACCCTGGTTGAACAAGATCCGTTCCCTTGAGAACGTTGTGGTGCTTGAGGGTTCAACCCTGGTTAGCGTTGGAGGATCTCCCTACCTGGAGGAGATGACCATTCGTACGCCAGACAGTGACGAGGAAACCATCGACGTCCGGGGACTCTTTATCGAAATGGGGTTGATTCCTAACGCGGAGTTGGTGAAAAATCTGGTCGACCTTGACGGCGAGGGACAAATCATCGTCAGCTGCCGTGGCGTTACCAGTCGTCCGGGGGTGTTTGCGGCGGGTGATGTTACAAACACCTTCACCGAACAGGTGCTGATCGCTATTGGAGACGGCGCCAAGGCGGTACTATCAGCATCCGAGTATTTGTTGCGCCACCCAACCCCCCAGGATCACTCTGTTACAGTGGATTGA
- a CDS encoding NADP-dependent malic enzyme, which translates to MIAVKNEEKPVDVEALLAKATKPSADAMRLHPFYRGKTEIALRCRVRDFNDFAIWYTPGVAAPCKAIQADPELVYEHTNKWNTIAIVSDGTRVLGLGDIGPKAAMPVMEGKALLFKYLGGVDAVPICLDTKDPDRFIDTVLMLQPSFGGVNLEDISQPKCFRILDTLREKAEIPMWHDDQQGTATVTLAGLINALMVVGKRIEDVNITFVGSGASNVACMRLIFKAGADPGNCRVVDSKGILHPGREDIAHRKAEFVDKWRLCNATNAEGRVGDISEALRDADVCIALSRPGPGTLKTEWVSQMAEDSIVFACANPVPEMWPWEAKEAGVRVFATGRSDFPNQVNNSLGFPGIFRGTLDVRASTITDEMCIAASNALADAAGEVDVEHILPTMDDWDVFPKEAVAVGVMAQEQGLARLTRSADELYSHARDIIARSRDLTNWMMKEGFIPEAPED; encoded by the coding sequence ATGATAGCTGTGAAAAACGAGGAAAAACCTGTAGATGTCGAGGCGTTGCTGGCGAAGGCCACCAAGCCATCGGCCGACGCCATGCGTCTCCATCCCTTTTACCGGGGAAAGACGGAAATAGCGCTGCGCTGCCGCGTGCGCGATTTCAATGATTTCGCCATCTGGTACACGCCAGGGGTAGCGGCACCCTGTAAGGCCATCCAGGCCGACCCCGAACTCGTCTACGAACACACCAACAAATGGAATACCATCGCAATCGTCAGCGATGGCACCCGGGTCCTCGGTCTGGGCGATATCGGTCCCAAGGCCGCCATGCCGGTCATGGAGGGCAAGGCGCTGCTCTTCAAGTATCTTGGAGGTGTGGATGCCGTGCCCATCTGCCTCGACACCAAGGACCCCGATCGATTCATTGACACAGTGCTGATGCTGCAACCCAGCTTCGGTGGTGTTAATCTGGAGGACATCAGCCAGCCCAAATGCTTCCGCATCCTCGACACCTTGCGAGAAAAAGCGGAGATACCCATGTGGCACGACGACCAACAGGGCACAGCGACCGTCACGCTGGCAGGGCTCATCAACGCATTGATGGTTGTGGGAAAAAGGATCGAGGATGTCAACATCACCTTTGTCGGTTCGGGAGCCAGCAACGTGGCCTGTATGCGCCTGATCTTTAAGGCCGGCGCCGATCCCGGCAACTGCCGCGTGGTCGACAGCAAGGGCATCTTGCACCCCGGGCGCGAGGATATCGCCCACCGCAAGGCCGAGTTCGTGGACAAATGGCGGCTCTGTAACGCAACCAACGCCGAAGGCAGAGTCGGCGATATCTCTGAAGCGCTGCGGGATGCCGATGTCTGCATTGCCCTCAGTCGGCCGGGACCGGGTACGCTGAAAACCGAGTGGGTCAGCCAGATGGCTGAGGATTCGATCGTTTTCGCTTGCGCCAACCCGGTACCTGAGATGTGGCCCTGGGAGGCAAAAGAAGCGGGGGTACGCGTTTTCGCCACCGGTCGCTCCGACTTTCCCAACCAGGTCAACAACTCCCTCGGGTTCCCTGGCATCTTCCGGGGAACTTTGGACGTACGAGCCAGCACGATCACCGATGAGATGTGTATTGCTGCATCCAATGCCCTGGCAGATGCAGCCGGGGAAGTGGATGTTGAACACATTCTGCCCACCATGGATGATTGGGATGTTTTCCCCAAGGAAGCGGTAGCGGTGGGCGTGATGGCCCAAGAGCAGGGCCTGGCGCGCCTGACCCGCTCGGCTGATGAGCTCTACAGTCATGCCCGGGATATCATCGCCCGTTCCCGCGATCTGACCAACTGGATGATGAAAGAGGGTTTCATTCCGGAAGCGCCGGAGGATTAG
- a CDS encoding cold-shock protein: MAEREQGTVKWFNPAKGYGFIARESGPDVFVHHSEIQTDGFRTLEDGQQVEFNVEQGRKGLQATNVVVA; this comes from the coding sequence GTGGCAGAACGAGAACAAGGAACCGTAAAGTGGTTCAACCCCGCCAAGGGTTATGGTTTTATCGCCCGCGAGTCCGGCCCGGATGTGTTCGTCCATCACTCTGAGATTCAGACTGACGGATTCCGCACTCTGGAGGATGGCCAGCAGGTCGAGTTCAACGTCGAGCAGGGTCGCAAGGGCCTGCAGGCAACGAACGTAGTGGTCGCTTAA
- a CDS encoding ATP-dependent RecD-like DNA helicase: MLPLEGVIERITFHNEENGYTVAKLIPDGKDYEVTVVGNMLGVSAGEHVRLKGEWTLHGQYGRQFKAESYSTVLPATAAGIEKYLGSGLIKGIGPVMAKHIVGKFGSDTLEIIDQDPNRLREVEGIGPKRVALIKNAWHEQRQIREVMVFLQSHGVSPALAVRIYKQYGDGAAAVVKNDPYRLARDVHGIGFITADKIARNLGIASDAPERIAAGVAYSLGKKADDGHVYVPEQELTEVSTELLEVPSPLVGDAIDTLQRDEQVHVEKVAEGIKRKAIGSRNAGGSQLAEERAVYLVPFYRGEIGTASRLRGLMETPQDRLFIFQEHDWPGSFASVEQKTGLRLTGKQQEAVQTALTRPVTVVTGGPGTGKTTCMLAMINLLDASGMRYALASPTGRAAKRLSEATGREAKTIHRLLEFSPSGGFTFQRNEEKPLKVDIVIIDEASMLDLLLTNHLLKAIPQGAHLLLVGDIDQLPPVGAGNVLRDVIDSGSAAVVRLDVIFRQAAGSYIIENAHRINQGRLPEWNPEICQDFFLFRTEDPERAAGLVAEIVQERIPRRFGIASTDVQVLSPMHRGAVGVGALNLRLQSTLNPSHPNKPERRAGGRVFRVGDRVMQIRNNYDKDVYNGDLGQIIALNVVEQQLMVQIDNRTIVYDFLELDQIVHAYAVSVHKSQGSEFRAVVVPVMTQHYMMLQRNLLYTAITRAKELVVLVGSPRAIAIAVNNNRIADRYSALAERLR; encoded by the coding sequence TAAGCGCCGGCGAGCACGTTCGTCTGAAGGGGGAGTGGACATTGCACGGCCAATATGGCCGGCAGTTCAAGGCTGAGAGCTACAGCACCGTCTTGCCTGCCACCGCGGCCGGCATCGAAAAATACCTGGGCAGCGGCCTGATCAAGGGCATCGGCCCGGTAATGGCCAAGCATATCGTCGGCAAATTTGGCTCCGATACGCTGGAGATCATCGACCAGGACCCCAACCGGCTACGCGAAGTTGAGGGTATTGGCCCCAAAAGGGTAGCACTGATTAAAAACGCCTGGCACGAGCAGCGCCAGATCCGGGAAGTGATGGTTTTCCTGCAGAGTCACGGTGTCAGTCCTGCGCTTGCGGTCCGTATCTACAAACAGTATGGAGATGGAGCCGCCGCCGTAGTCAAAAACGATCCCTACCGCCTGGCCCGGGACGTGCACGGCATTGGCTTCATTACCGCCGATAAGATCGCCCGCAATCTGGGCATCGCTTCCGACGCGCCGGAGCGGATCGCGGCCGGCGTGGCCTATAGCCTGGGAAAAAAGGCCGATGACGGCCATGTCTACGTGCCTGAACAGGAATTGACCGAGGTCAGCACCGAACTACTGGAGGTACCTTCGCCGTTGGTTGGCGACGCGATCGATACCCTGCAAAGAGACGAACAGGTACATGTTGAGAAGGTGGCAGAGGGAATAAAGAGGAAAGCTATCGGGAGCAGGAATGCGGGAGGGAGCCAGTTGGCTGAGGAGCGAGCCGTTTATCTGGTACCATTCTACCGGGGCGAGATTGGAACGGCGAGCCGGCTGCGAGGCCTGATGGAAACTCCCCAGGATCGCCTGTTCATCTTCCAAGAGCACGATTGGCCGGGCTCCTTTGCCAGTGTCGAACAAAAAACAGGTCTGCGCCTCACGGGCAAGCAGCAGGAAGCCGTACAGACGGCTCTGACCCGGCCCGTCACGGTGGTGACCGGCGGTCCCGGTACCGGCAAGACCACCTGCATGCTTGCCATGATCAATCTACTGGACGCCAGCGGCATGCGCTATGCCCTGGCCTCACCGACCGGCCGCGCAGCGAAACGCCTGAGCGAAGCAACTGGCCGGGAGGCCAAGACGATCCACCGGTTGCTTGAATTCAGTCCCAGCGGCGGCTTCACATTTCAGCGCAACGAGGAAAAACCCCTGAAGGTCGACATCGTCATTATCGATGAGGCGTCCATGTTGGACCTGTTACTCACCAACCATTTGCTGAAGGCCATTCCGCAAGGGGCCCATCTGTTGCTGGTTGGCGATATCGACCAGTTGCCTCCGGTGGGCGCCGGCAACGTCCTGCGCGATGTGATCGATTCCGGTTCAGCCGCGGTAGTCCGCCTGGATGTGATCTTCCGCCAGGCGGCCGGTAGCTACATCATCGAAAATGCCCACCGCATCAACCAGGGTCGTTTGCCCGAGTGGAATCCCGAGATCTGCCAGGATTTTTTCCTGTTTCGCACGGAGGATCCGGAGCGAGCGGCCGGGCTCGTTGCTGAAATCGTGCAGGAGCGTATCCCGCGACGGTTTGGCATTGCCTCGACCGATGTCCAGGTACTCAGCCCCATGCACCGGGGTGCTGTGGGCGTCGGTGCCCTCAACCTGCGATTGCAGTCAACGCTTAATCCCTCGCATCCCAACAAACCGGAACGCCGGGCAGGCGGACGGGTCTTTCGCGTAGGCGATCGGGTCATGCAGATCCGCAACAACTACGACAAAGACGTCTACAACGGCGACCTGGGGCAGATCATCGCCCTCAACGTTGTCGAACAGCAACTAATGGTGCAGATCGATAACCGAACGATTGTTTATGACTTTCTCGAACTGGACCAAATAGTTCACGCCTATGCCGTGTCGGTACACAAGTCGCAAGGTAGCGAGTTCCGGGCCGTGGTCGTCCCTGTGATGACCCAGCACTACATGATGTTGCAGCGCAATCTGCTCTACACAGCCATTACCAGGGCAAAGGAACTGGTCGTGTTGGTAGGATCGCCCCGGGCCATCGCCATTGCTGTGAATAATAACCGCATCGCCGATCGCTACAGTGCCCTGGCGGAACGGCTTCGTTAG